Below is a genomic region from Burkholderia pseudomultivorans.
TGGTCCGGGGTTGCGATGCCCGACGGCCGGCTCGTGGTCGGCGGCCTGCTCGGCAGCCTGTTCGAGAGCCGCGACGGCGGTGCGACGTGGGCCGCCCTGAACACGGGCACGCGCAGCTCGATCACCGATCTCGTCGCGACCGGCGGCGGGCTGGTCGGCGTCGGGCTCGACGGGCTGACACTCGCGCAGCGCGTTGCCGGCGGTCCGGTCGAGGTGGCGCAGCGCGAGGATCGCGCGACGCTGACCGCCGCACTGATCGACGCGCGCGGCAAGCCGATCCTGTTTTCGCAGGATGGCGTGCTGGCTGCACGATGAAATGAATCTGCGACTGAAAGAGCAACGAAAGATGGAGCGTTCGACATGAACAGCAAGCACCGGCCGGATCCGCAGGCCAGGCGCCAGATATTGCGTGTCGCGGCGGCGGGCGCCGCATCGCTCGCGGCCGCAGAGATCCCGTTCGCGCAAGGTGCGACCGCTGCCGCAGCCGCGGGCGGCGTGCTCGACGTCGTGATCGTCGGCGCCGGGCTCGCGGGGCTCACCGCCGCACGCGACCTGACGCGCGCCGGCTGCGACGCGTTCGTCGTCGTCGAGGCGCGCGACCGCGTCGGCGGGCGTACCTACAACCACGACCTCGGGCACGGTGTCGTCTCGGAAGCCGGCGGCCAGTGGATCGGCCCCGGTCAGACGGCGATTGCCGACCTGGCGAGGGAACTCGGTGTCGACACGTTCCCCACCTTCTACGAAGGCAGGACGGTCGTGCTCGCCGGCGACACGCGTGTCGCGCAGGATTTCCACGGCGGCTCCGGCGGCGACGACGCGATCGGCGCGAAGCTCGGCGCGCTCGCGCGCGGCGTGCCGTCGCGCGAGCCGTGGACTGCGCAGCACGCGGCCGAACTCGACAAGCTGACTTACGGCGACTGGCTGCTGCGACAGGGCGTGACCTACGAAGATGGCTACTTCCTCGGCCTTGCGGCGAAGCTGTCGCTCGGCGGCGCACCGGCGCAGCTCGGGCTGCTGCACTACCTGTCGATGATCAACAGTGCGGACTGCGACTACGCGAAGCTCGAGTCGACCAAGGGCGGTGCACAGGAAACGCGCTTCGTCGGCGGTTCGCAGGTGTTGAGCCTGCGCATGGCGAGCGAGCTCGGCACGAAGGTGCGCCTGTCCTGCCCGGTGCGCAGGATCTCGGGCTGGAATCGCGACGTCGTCGACGTGCAGACCGATCGCGGCGTGTTCCGCGCACGACGCGTGATTGTCGCGCTCAACCCGGCGCTCTGCGAGCAGATCGTGTTCGATCCGCCGCTGCCGGCCGGCCGCGCGCAACTGCAGCGCAACTGGCCCGCGAATGCGCCGATGCGCAAGACGGTGCATGTCTATGACCGGCCGTTCTGGCGCGACGACGGCTATAACGGCCAGATCTTCGAGGTGGGCGGTCCGGTCTTCATGGCGTACGACAATTCGCCGCCGGACGGTTCGGTCGGCGTGCTCGCCGCGTTCGTCGCACCGGGCGCGCTGCCCGCGGAGCCGAAGGCTGCCGAACGGGCGCTCTCGGCCGTGTTCGCACGCGCGCTCGGCGACAAGGCGCTGCATCCGACCCAGTTCCACGACTACGACTGGGGCCGCGTCGATCCCTGGACACTTCAGTGCATCCATCCGCTGCCACCCGGCTTCTGGACGAAATGGGGCAAGTTCCTGCGTCCGGCGGCCGGCCGGTTGATCTGGTCGGGCACCGAGACGGCCGATCTGTGGGCCGGCGCGATGGACGGTGCGGTGCGTTCGGGGCATCGCGCGGCACTGCAGGCGCTCGGCAAGCTGGCCGGGCGCGGCGCGGAGGCCTGAATGAAACGAACCTGGGTGATCGGCGCGGTGGTGGTGATCGCGGGCGTCGCGACGGCCGGCACGATGTACGGTCCCGATCTGCTCGACGGCATGCGCTATCAGAAGGCGATGGCCGCGATCGGCGACGCGGACAGAACCAATGGCGGCGCGTGGCCGCAACCGCAGGAGACCTGCGCGTTCTGCCATGGCCCTCGCGGGCAGTCGCGCAACGCGTGGTATCCGTCGCTGTCGGGGCAGCCCGCAAGCTATATCGCCGCGCAGCTGCGCGCGTTCGCGAACGACACGCGCCCCAATGCGTACATGGGGCCGCTCGCGCGCGAACTCGACGACGCGAAGATCGACGCACTGGCGACCTATTTCGCGCGGCAGGCGCCCGCACGCAACGAGGCGGTGCCGGCGGACGAGGCGCTTGCCAGGCGCGGGATGGCGCTGGTCGCCGCGCGAAGTTGCCAGGCCTGCCACGGTGCGACATTGGAGGGCAAGGATCACGTGCCTCGCCTCGCGGGTCAGGGTCAGCTTTACCTGGAGACCCAGCTGGCGGCATTCGGCTCGGGCCGGCGCCACGATCCGACCGGCGCGATGAACGGCGTGGTCGCGACGCTGTCGGGCGACGACCGGCGCGCGATTGCGCACTATCTGGCCGCCCTGTCGCCGGACGGCGCGGGCGGCACAGGCGGCTCGTCCCGATGATGCGGACGGCATGTCGGGGCCGGGAATACCCTGCCTTTTTCTTTGCTCACTACTTTGTCATAGTGACCTAAGATTGGTAACGTGTTCTATAAAGAGTACGCGAGTGTGAAGCAGCAGTAGTGGCCGGCCGGCCGAACCGATTTTCGACAACTTACGTTTCAGGAGACAAGCATGGCCAAGCATCCCGTCGTCGTTTATGGCGCAAGCGGTTACACCGGCATGTTGATCATGGACTGGCTGATCGACCAGAACATCCCGTTCACGGCGGTCGCGCGCAACGCGGGCCGCGCGAAGGAAATGATGGCGCAGCGCGTCGTGCGCCTCGAATCCGCGCAATACGAACTCATCGAAGCCGAGCACGACGTCGATGCACTCGTGAACGCGTTTCGCGGCGCGAAGGTGGTCTGCAACACCGTCGGGCCGTTCTCGAGCTTCGGGCTCGTCGGCGTCGAGGCCGCGTTGAAGGCCGGCTGCCACCATCTCGATACGACCGGCGAGCAGTCGTACATCCGGCAGGTGCGCGACCAGTTCGGCGAGTTGTATCGCCAGGCCGGGTTGCTGGTGTCGTCGTCGAATGCGTACATGTACACGTTCGCCGAGATCGCCGCGGAACTCGCGCTCGAAACGCCGGGCATCGACGCGCTGGAGACGGCCACGCTGACCCGCGGGCCACGCGGTGCGGCCGGCGTGAGCATCGGTTCGACCGCGACAATCTTCGACGGTGCGCGCCACGAGTCCTGCTACCTGTGGGAGAAGGCGCTCGTGCCGCACGCGCCGGACGCGTCGTTCACGGTCGCGACGCCCGAACTCATGCAGCCGGTGTTCTGCCTGCCGTGGGGCGGCACCTCGCTGCCCGTCTACTTCGAGCGCGATCCGCGCGTGCGCAGCTGCATCTCCTGCGTGGGCTTCTACGACAACAACGTGATGAAGCTCGTGCACCAGTTCGGGCAGAAGTGGGAGGCCGAATACAAGCACCTGCCGCGCGAGCAGCAGGACGAGGTGCTGAAGCAGGTCGTCGCGTCGACCACGCCGACGATGCCGCCGCGCGAGCGCACGACGATCCAGCGCAGCGTCGACTTCGCGATCGGCCGCGGCCAGCTCGCCTCGGTGCGCGCGACCGTGCATGGCATCACGCCGTACATCTCGACCGGTGCGATCCATACGGCCGGCGTGCTCAAGTTGCTCGACGGCGATGTCGCGCGCACGGGCTTCGCATCGGGCTCGAAGGCGTTCGGCCATCGCTACCTGCTCGGCTTCCTCGAACAGCGCGGGCTCGCACGCGCGACCATCACGCAACTGTGACGGCGACCGCGGTGCCGAACCCCATTCAACGGAACACCTGACATGGCCATTATCGATTTCTACGACCGCGGGTGGCGCATCAATCCCGACGGCATCGCATACATCCAGGACGAGCGCAGCTACACGTTTCAGGAAATCGGCGAGCTGTCGTGCCGCATCGCGAACGGACTGCTCGCCGCCGGCTTCGCAAAGGAAGCGAAGGCGGCGGTGTGGGCGGACAACGACGTAACCGGGTGGTGCTGCGCGCTCGGCATGTGGCGAGCAGGGCTCGCGTATATCCCGGTCAACGGGCGCAATGCGCCGGCCGAGAACCAGTACGCGCTCGACGCGTTCGACTGCGAGGTGCTGTTCTTCCATCACGCGTTCGCGGCTGCGATCGATGCGCTGCGGTCGAGCCTGCCGAAGGTGCGGCTGTGGGTCTGCATCGACGCCGACCTGCCGTGGGCGCCATCGCTGGCGACGTGGAGCGAAGGGCAGCCGGCCACGCCGCCGGTCGTCGACTATGCGATGGACGATGTCGTCACGCTGTCGGCCACCGGCGGCACGACCGGCTTGCCGAAGGGCGTGATGAACACGCACCGCTCGTTCCAGACGTATTTCGCGAACTTCATGATCGCGATGTCGTACGGCAACGCGCGGCCGGTGAATCTCGCCGCGGCACCGATGACGCATACCGCCGGCATGATGTCGCTGCCGTGCACCGCGCGCGGCGGCACGGTCGTCGTGCTGCCGAAACCCGACCCGGCGCTGCTGCTCGGCGCGATCGTCAAGCATCGCGTGACCGAGTTCTTCCTGCCGCCGACCGTGATCTATCGGCTGCTCGACATCCCCGGCATCGAGACAGTCGACTTCTCGTCGCTGCGCTACTTCCTGTACGGCGCCGCGCCGATGTCGGTCGAGAAGCTCAAGCGCGCGATCGCCGTATTCGGCCCGGTGATGACGGGCGGCTACGGCCAGACCGAAGCGCCCGCATCGATCTCGTACCTGACGCCGGCCGAGCATTTCGTCGACGGTGCGCTGGCGCCGGACGAACGGCTGGCATCGGTCGGCCGCCCGAATCCGCTGGTGCGCGTCGAGATCGTCGGCGAGCGCGGCGAGGTGCTGAAACAGGGCGAGACCGGCGAGATCTGCGTGCGCGGCGACCTCGTGATGAAGGGCTATTACCGCGCGCCGGACAAGACGGCCGAGACGATCGTCGACGGCTGGCTGCATACCGGCGACATCGGCCACCTCGATCGCGACGGCTATCTGCACATCACCGACCGCAAGAAGGACATGATCATCAGCGGCGGCTTCAACGTCTATCCGAGCGAAGTCGAGCAGGTGATCTGGTCGCATCCGGCGGTGCAGGACTGTGCGGTGATCGGCGTGCCCGACGAGAAGTGGGGCGAGGCCGTGAAGGCCGTCGTCGAGCTCAATGCGGGCCAGCAGGTGAGCGCGGACGAACTGATCGCGCTGTGCAAGGCGCAGCTCGGCTCGGTGAAGGCGCCGAAGAGCGTGGACTTCATCGCCGCGCTGCCGCGCAGCACGGCGGGCAAGGTGCTGAAGAAGGACTTGCGCGAACGGTACTGGCGAGGCCAGGCGCGCAGGATCTGAACGCGATCGACAGGGATTTCAGACGATGACCAAGCTCTACATCGCCGGCATTGCGATGACCGTGTTCGGCAAGCATCCCGACCGCAGCGTCGACGACCTCGCGCGCGAAGCGCTGCAGCGTGCGTTGCGCGACGCCGGTTGTCATGCCGACGCGATCCGCGCCGCGTTCTACTCCGGCATCACCAACGGCGCGCTGCAAGGGCAGCTGTCGATTCCCGGCCAAGTCGTGTTCAGCAAGATCGGCCTCGACGGCATTCCGATGTTCAACGTCGAGAATGCGTGCGCATCCGGCAGCACGGCCGTGCACCTGGCCGTGCGCGAACTGCAGTCGGGCGCGTGCGACGTCGCGCTCGCGCTCGGCGCGGAGAAGATGAACGTCGCGGACAAGGCGAAGTCGTTCGCGCTGTTCGAGGCCGGCTGGGACGTCGCGCGCGTCGACGAGAACTTCGCGACGCTCGCGCGGCTCGGCGAAGGGATCGAGCCGCCGCCCGGCTCCGAATCCGGACGTCCGTACAGTCGCTTCATGAAGATCTACGCGGCGATGTGCCGGCATCACATGCGCACGTACGGGACGACGCAGCGGCAGATCGCGGCCGTGTCCGCGAAGAACCATGGGCACTCGGTGCACAACCCGTACTCGCAGTTTCGCCAGCCGTTCACGATCGACGAGGTGCTGGCGGCGCCGCCGATCACGTATCCGATCACGCTGCCGATGTGCGCGCCGCTGTCCGACGGTGCGGCCGCGGCGATTCTCTGTACCGAGGAAGGGCTCGCGCGCATCGGCGCCGATCGCAGCCGCTGCATCCGGATTGCCGCGAGCGTGATCCGAAGCTTCACGCGCCGTCGCATCGACGAGCCGTACAAGCACATCGGCCGGCTCGCTGCGCTGCAGGCGTACGAGCAGGCGGGCCTCGGGCCGGAGGACATGGACGTCGCCGAAGTGCACGACGCATCGGCGATGGGCGAGATCATCCAGGCGGAGAACCTCGGCTTCGTGCCGCTCGGCGAAGGCGGCCCGGCCGCGGAGCGCGGCGAGTTCACGCTCGGCGGACGGATTCCGATCAACACGTCGGGCGGACTCGAATCGAAGGGCCATCCGCTCGGCGCAACCGGCATCGGACAACTGTACGAACTCGTCACGCAATTGCGCGGCGAAGCCGGTGCGCGTCAGGTGCAGGGCGCGCGGCATGCGATCCAGGAAAACGGCGGCGGCCTGCAGGGCATCGAGGAAGCGGCGCTGGCCATTCACATTCTCAGCAAGAACTGACGGAGGCTGACATGAGCGACGCATATGGCACGACGACGGCCGGACCGGCGGGGAGCACGGCGCACGCAGCCGGCGGCGCGGCGGCGTCGATGCAGGCGGCCGGGACCGACGCGGGCCCGTTCGCGCGATGGGGCGACGAATTCCGTGCGGACGCCGCGTTGCAGAAATATCGTCCGATTGGTGGCTGGATCGAAGCGCCGGCCGACGTGCAGCCGCCGCTCGAGGGCGACGTGCATGCGGACGTGGTCGTGGTCGGCGCCGGCTTTGCCGGCCTGTCCACCGCGCTGGAACTGACCGCGCGCGGGGCCAGCGTCGTCGTGCTCGAACGCGAGTTCGCGGGCTTCGGCGCGAGCGGCCGCAATGCCGGCTATCTCGCTGGAGGCCAGGGACTCGAGTACGAACTGTTCGTCAAGCGCGTCGGCCGCGAGCAGGCGAAGCGGATCGTCGGCTTCTACGACGAAGGCGTGGCGTATGTCGAGCACAAGCTCGCCGAATACGCGATCGACTGCGACTACCGTGCATCGGGCATCATCCGCGCGGGCGTGCATCCGTCGCAGGAGAAGCGGCTGCGCGAAAGCATGGAGACCGGCATCGAGCTCGGCTCGCCCGCCGAGTTTCTCGACGGCGCTGCGATGCGCGCGCGCGGGATTCCGCCGGCGTTCCTGTTCGGCGCGTACGTGCCGGGCGGCGGTACGCTCGACCCCGGCAAGTACGTGACAGGGCTGCGGCGCGCGGCGCTTGCGGCCGGCGTGAGGCTCTACGAGAACACCGCGGTGCTCGGCTTCGACGAAGGCCCGACGGTGCGCGTGCGTACCGCGCGCGGCACTGCGAGCGCGTCGACGCTGGTGCTCGCGACCAATGCGTATACACCGCAACTCGGCCTGCTCGGCGACAAGGTTATGCCGTTGCGCGTGTCCGCGCTCGAAACCGAGCCGCTGTCCGATGCGCAGCTCGACGCACTGGGCTGGCCGAACCGCGAAGGGATCGTGACCTCGCACCTGACGATGGAAAGCCACCGCCTCACGGCGCGCAACACGCTGTTGCTGACCACCAAGCGGCTGCACTACGTGTACGGTTCCCGGACGCCCAACGTGCCCGACGACGACGCGTATCGTGCGCTCGCCAAGGCGCTGCAGACGCGCTTTCCGCAGCTGGGCAACGTGCCGGTGCGCGCATGCTGGAGCGGCTACATCTCGTTCGCGGGCGACGCGCTGCCGGTGGTCGGCGCGGGCGGCGCGCACGGCAATGTGTTCTTTACGGCCGGCTGCTCGGGGCACGGCGTCGGTACGCAGTCGCTGATCGGACGCGTGCTGGCCGAGCGGATTCACGACGGGCGATCGCCGCTGCTCGATGCGCTGACGCACCGCACGCCGTCGGTGCCGCCGGAGCCGCTGCGCTGGTGTGCGATGAGCGCGATGCTCGGCGTCGCGAACCTGCTCGACGAGCGCGTGAACCGCAAGGCGAAGTCGATGTAGCGGCACGCGCGCTCGTCACGACGCGGGAACGCGCATTCGGCCGGGCCGCCCGGCAGAGAGGCGCCTCGATGGAAAATGAGGCTCGCATCGGGTATAGTCGTTGGTGCTCCGTAAGGTACGGAGCACCATTTCGACGAAGCCGAAACGCTATCTTCACGACGAACACGATGACAGTGTCCAACGAGCAGCGCAGCACGAGAAAGCGGCGCACTTCGACTGCCACCGCAGCAGCGAGCAACCCCGACGGTTTGCGGGCGCAGGGCCTGCGCACACGCAACACGATCATTCGCGTCGCGCGCAAGTTGCTGCTCGAAGGCGGCCCGCTGGAATTCTCGCAGCGCGCGGTCGCCGCTGCCGCCGGGATCAGCGTCAGCAATCTCCAGTATTACTTCCCGACCCGGATCGCCGTGCTGCGAGCCGTCGTCGAGCCGGTCATCGTGGCGTATCTCGACGACATGAAGCGCGCGATCAGCAGCGATGCATCGCCGCGCGACGTGTTCGAAGAGATCATCCTGCGCTCGGTTACCGATGCGAAGGACAAGAAGTACAACGCACTGTTCCGGCATTTCCTGTCGTTCGCGGCGACCGACGCCGAATGCATGAAGCTGTGCGACGAATGGTATTCGGCGCTCACGCGCGACCTCGCGCAGCTGGTGCGTGCGCTTACGCCCGCCTTCAGCGCGGCCGACAGCCGGCATGCGGCCACGATGCTCATCGCGCTGGCCGACGGCCTCGCGATGCAGTACGGCACCCTCGGACGGCACACGCAGGCGCTCGACGCGTATTTCGCGGCGACGTCGCGCGCGATCGCGTACGGCACGCTGGTTCCGGCCGGCAAGTAAGCGCGCGCCCGCAGCGGCCACGCGCATGGAGACAGGGGAATACCCTGTCTTTTTTTTGCTTCCTGTGTTTGTCATGATGACCTATGTTTGGTATGTGTTACTAGGTATGGGACGGCCGGGTGGGTCTGTTGCCTGGTCGACGTGACTGGAGTGCAGGAGGAGAACGGAAATGATTCGTCTGAACAAGTCCGCGGCGCTGCCCGCGGTCGGCCTGACCGGCTTCGAGACGCCGCTGGGCGAAGAGGAAAGCGCGATCCAGCATACGGTTCACCGTTTTGCGCGCGACGTGCTGCGGCCGATCGGTCGCGAGCTCGACCGAATGACGCCGGAGGAGGTGATTGCTCCCGGGTCGCCGTACTGGGCGGCGATCGTCGAGAGCGCGAAGCTCGGGCTCGATCCGCAGCTGATCGCGCAGTTTCCGCCTGACACGGCGGTGCGCATCGAGTCGTTGATCGGCGAGGAACTCGGCTGGGGCGACGCGGGCCTCGCGGTGTCGATCGGTGCGGCAACGATGCCGCTGATGATGGCGCAGACGGTCGGCAATCGGGAGTTGATCGAGATGTGCGCGGGCAAGGTCGGCTGCTGGATGAACACGCAGCCCGATCGCGGGTCGGACGCGGCGATCCTGTATCGGCAGGAACTCGACGCGCGCGGCCGGCAGCCGGTCGGCAACGTGACCGCGAAGGTCGGCGCGGACGAGATCGTGATCAACGGACAGAGTTCGGCGTGGATCTCGAACGGCTCGGTTGCGCAGGTCGCGCTCGCGTACATGGCGGCCGACTATGGCGACGGCTTCTACGGCGAAGGCGAGCGCAGCCAGTTCACCCACGGCATCGCGATGATCCTGCCGCTCGACCTGCCGGGCGTGTCGCGCGGCAAGCCGCTCGACAAGATCGGTCAGCGCTCGCTGCCGCAGGGCGAGATCTATTTCGACAACGTGAAGGTGCCGAAGCGCTTCGCGATTGCGCTGAAGGACGACTATCTCGGCAATCTCGCCTCGACGTGGTCGTATGCGGGTACGCACATGTGCCAGGTGTTCGTCGGCGTCGCGCGCGCGGCGTTCGAACTCGCGCTCGCGTATTGCCACGAGCGCAGGCAGGGCGGCGCGCTGCTGATGGATCATCAGATGACGCACCTGCGCATCGGCGAGATGTTGCGCCGGCTCGAAATGGCGCGCGCGATCGCACGCCGCAGTCTGGCGTTCTCGCGGATGTCGCCGCAGAGCCACCCGTACGCGACCGCGCAGGCCAAGGTGAGCGTGACGGAAGAAGCGATGAAGATTACCCACGAGGCGTTCCAGCTGTTCGGCGGTAACGGGACCACGCGCGAATTCCCGATCGAGAAGCTGTTCCGCGACGTGCGATCGGCGCTGATCGAGGACGGCGAGAACTATATTCTCGCGTCGCGCCTCGGTGTGCTGGCCGGGCAGCTTTTTCAGAACGGCTGGACGCGGGAATAAGGCGCGTGCGTGATGACGCAGGCAGCATGAAGCGGCGCGCCTTGACATGCAGCGCGCCGCGGTTTGCTCCGGGAAGCAGGCGCGCGGCAGTTTCGGCGCACGCAGCGAAACGGATTACGACACGTCCCGGCGAACCGCTTTGACGAGCGCGACGATCGTGCAGCCCAGCCGGGCGAGCAGCAGGGTGGCGAGGAGCAGGTAGCTCGGCGTCGCATGGATCACCTCCGCGATCGGGGAGTCGATGGCGCGAGACGAAGCAACGACGATCAGTCCATGGACGACGAACCATCCGGTCGCGATCGTCAGCGCCATCGCGCTCGCCAGGAGTCCGACGCTTCGCGCAACGCCCGGCAGCGCTTCATCACGCGCATTCACCGGGCACTCCGCAGCCGATAGCCGACGCCGCGCATCACTTCCGGCATGCCGGTCGCGCCGGCGCATTCGAGCTTCTTGCGCAGCCGGCTGATATGGCTGTCGATCGTGCGCTCCAGCGCGTCGGCATCGGCGAGGCATGCGTCGCCGAGTTCGCCGCGCGTAAACACGCGGCTCGGCGCGCCGGCCATGTGCGCGAGCAGCCTGAATTCGGTCAGCGTCAGCGCGACGCCGGTTTCCCCGGCTTCGGTGCGGACCCTGACGAGGTAGCTCTCCGCGTCGATTTCCAGGTTGCCGACCTTCATGACGCGTCCGGGCGTGACCGCGTCCAGCCGGCGCAGGATCGTGCGGATGCGCGCCACTACTTCGGCCGGGTTGAACGGCTTTGTGATGTAGTCGTCGGCGCCGAAGCGCAGCCCCTGCAAGCGATCGATTTCGCGGTCGAGCGCGGTGAGCAGCACGACCGGCGTGTTGCCGCGGCGGCGCAGTTCGACCAGCACTTCCCAGCCGTCCTTCTGCGGCATCCGGATATCGAGCAGGATCAGGTCGGGCTTCAGCACGGGTTGCACGTCGAGCACGGCCTGCCCGCTGCCGACGCAGCAGGTGCGAAAGCCGTCATGAGCGAGATAGGCGTCGAGGATCTCGGCGATTTCCGGCTCGTCGTCGGCAATGAGGATCAAAGGGTTCATCGGCGTCACTCGAAGGGGAGACCGGTGGATGAGCGGACGATGCCGGGCGGGCACGGCCGGTATGGCGGGCGCGGTCGCCGCCGGCGCACCGGCGACGATCGCGCGTTCAGCCCTTGGCCGCGCCGGCGGCGGGGCCGACATCGGTGTCGACCAGTCCGCCACCGAGCGCCTTGTAGAGCGCGACCGCGTTGCTCAGCTCGGCGCTGCGCAGGTCGAGCAAGGCCTGGCGCGCGGCATACAGTTGCCGCTGCGAATCGAGCAGCTCCAGGCGATCCTCGATGCCGGCGCGATAGCGCAGGTTCACCAGGTCGGTGCGGCGCTCCGCGCTCCTGACGACGTCGCGTTGTGCCTCGATCTGGCGGCTGAAGGTTTCGCGTCCGGCGAGGCCGTCGGCCACTTCGCGGAACGCCGTCTGGATTGCGCGCTCGTATTCGGCGACCGCACTGGACTTGCGGACCTCGGCCAGCCGCAGCTCGGCGCGCAGCCGGCCGCCTTCGAAGATCGGCACCGTGATCTGCGGCGCGAACGCCCAGGTACGGTGATCGCCGGCGAACAGGCTGCCCATCGCCGGGCTCAGGAAGCCGATCGTCGACGTCAGCGACAGGCGCGGGAAGAACGCCGCGCGCGCCGCGCCGATGTCGGCGTTGGCCGCGACGAGCGCCTGTTCGGCCTGCTGGATGTCCGGGCGGCGGTACAGCAGTTCCGACGGCAGCCCGGCCGGCAGCTGCGTCGGCACCGGCTGGCGCTCGAGCGACAGCGGCTCGGG
It encodes:
- a CDS encoding flavin monoamine oxidase family protein translates to MNSKHRPDPQARRQILRVAAAGAASLAAAEIPFAQGATAAAAAGGVLDVVIVGAGLAGLTAARDLTRAGCDAFVVVEARDRVGGRTYNHDLGHGVVSEAGGQWIGPGQTAIADLARELGVDTFPTFYEGRTVVLAGDTRVAQDFHGGSGGDDAIGAKLGALARGVPSREPWTAQHAAELDKLTYGDWLLRQGVTYEDGYFLGLAAKLSLGGAPAQLGLLHYLSMINSADCDYAKLESTKGGAQETRFVGGSQVLSLRMASELGTKVRLSCPVRRISGWNRDVVDVQTDRGVFRARRVIVALNPALCEQIVFDPPLPAGRAQLQRNWPANAPMRKTVHVYDRPFWRDDGYNGQIFEVGGPVFMAYDNSPPDGSVGVLAAFVAPGALPAEPKAAERALSAVFARALGDKALHPTQFHDYDWGRVDPWTLQCIHPLPPGFWTKWGKFLRPAAGRLIWSGTETADLWAGAMDGAVRSGHRAALQALGKLAGRGAEA
- a CDS encoding c-type cytochrome; protein product: MKRTWVIGAVVVIAGVATAGTMYGPDLLDGMRYQKAMAAIGDADRTNGGAWPQPQETCAFCHGPRGQSRNAWYPSLSGQPASYIAAQLRAFANDTRPNAYMGPLARELDDAKIDALATYFARQAPARNEAVPADEALARRGMALVAARSCQACHGATLEGKDHVPRLAGQGQLYLETQLAAFGSGRRHDPTGAMNGVVATLSGDDRRAIAHYLAALSPDGAGGTGGSSR
- a CDS encoding saccharopine dehydrogenase family protein, whose amino-acid sequence is MAKHPVVVYGASGYTGMLIMDWLIDQNIPFTAVARNAGRAKEMMAQRVVRLESAQYELIEAEHDVDALVNAFRGAKVVCNTVGPFSSFGLVGVEAALKAGCHHLDTTGEQSYIRQVRDQFGELYRQAGLLVSSSNAYMYTFAEIAAELALETPGIDALETATLTRGPRGAAGVSIGSTATIFDGARHESCYLWEKALVPHAPDASFTVATPELMQPVFCLPWGGTSLPVYFERDPRVRSCISCVGFYDNNVMKLVHQFGQKWEAEYKHLPREQQDEVLKQVVASTTPTMPPRERTTIQRSVDFAIGRGQLASVRATVHGITPYISTGAIHTAGVLKLLDGDVARTGFASGSKAFGHRYLLGFLEQRGLARATITQL
- a CDS encoding AMP-binding protein, with the protein product MAIIDFYDRGWRINPDGIAYIQDERSYTFQEIGELSCRIANGLLAAGFAKEAKAAVWADNDVTGWCCALGMWRAGLAYIPVNGRNAPAENQYALDAFDCEVLFFHHAFAAAIDALRSSLPKVRLWVCIDADLPWAPSLATWSEGQPATPPVVDYAMDDVVTLSATGGTTGLPKGVMNTHRSFQTYFANFMIAMSYGNARPVNLAAAPMTHTAGMMSLPCTARGGTVVVLPKPDPALLLGAIVKHRVTEFFLPPTVIYRLLDIPGIETVDFSSLRYFLYGAAPMSVEKLKRAIAVFGPVMTGGYGQTEAPASISYLTPAEHFVDGALAPDERLASVGRPNPLVRVEIVGERGEVLKQGETGEICVRGDLVMKGYYRAPDKTAETIVDGWLHTGDIGHLDRDGYLHITDRKKDMIISGGFNVYPSEVEQVIWSHPAVQDCAVIGVPDEKWGEAVKAVVELNAGQQVSADELIALCKAQLGSVKAPKSVDFIAALPRSTAGKVLKKDLRERYWRGQARRI
- a CDS encoding thiolase family protein; this encodes MTKLYIAGIAMTVFGKHPDRSVDDLAREALQRALRDAGCHADAIRAAFYSGITNGALQGQLSIPGQVVFSKIGLDGIPMFNVENACASGSTAVHLAVRELQSGACDVALALGAEKMNVADKAKSFALFEAGWDVARVDENFATLARLGEGIEPPPGSESGRPYSRFMKIYAAMCRHHMRTYGTTQRQIAAVSAKNHGHSVHNPYSQFRQPFTIDEVLAAPPITYPITLPMCAPLSDGAAAAILCTEEGLARIGADRSRCIRIAASVIRSFTRRRIDEPYKHIGRLAALQAYEQAGLGPEDMDVAEVHDASAMGEIIQAENLGFVPLGEGGPAAERGEFTLGGRIPINTSGGLESKGHPLGATGIGQLYELVTQLRGEAGARQVQGARHAIQENGGGLQGIEEAALAIHILSKN
- a CDS encoding NAD(P)/FAD-dependent oxidoreductase translates to MSDAYGTTTAGPAGSTAHAAGGAAASMQAAGTDAGPFARWGDEFRADAALQKYRPIGGWIEAPADVQPPLEGDVHADVVVVGAGFAGLSTALELTARGASVVVLEREFAGFGASGRNAGYLAGGQGLEYELFVKRVGREQAKRIVGFYDEGVAYVEHKLAEYAIDCDYRASGIIRAGVHPSQEKRLRESMETGIELGSPAEFLDGAAMRARGIPPAFLFGAYVPGGGTLDPGKYVTGLRRAALAAGVRLYENTAVLGFDEGPTVRVRTARGTASASTLVLATNAYTPQLGLLGDKVMPLRVSALETEPLSDAQLDALGWPNREGIVTSHLTMESHRLTARNTLLLTTKRLHYVYGSRTPNVPDDDAYRALAKALQTRFPQLGNVPVRACWSGYISFAGDALPVVGAGGAHGNVFFTAGCSGHGVGTQSLIGRVLAERIHDGRSPLLDALTHRTPSVPPEPLRWCAMSAMLGVANLLDERVNRKAKSM
- a CDS encoding TetR/AcrR family transcriptional regulator codes for the protein MTVSNEQRSTRKRRTSTATAAASNPDGLRAQGLRTRNTIIRVARKLLLEGGPLEFSQRAVAAAAGISVSNLQYYFPTRIAVLRAVVEPVIVAYLDDMKRAISSDASPRDVFEEIILRSVTDAKDKKYNALFRHFLSFAATDAECMKLCDEWYSALTRDLAQLVRALTPAFSAADSRHAATMLIALADGLAMQYGTLGRHTQALDAYFAATSRAIAYGTLVPAGK
- a CDS encoding acyl-CoA dehydrogenase family protein — protein: MIRLNKSAALPAVGLTGFETPLGEEESAIQHTVHRFARDVLRPIGRELDRMTPEEVIAPGSPYWAAIVESAKLGLDPQLIAQFPPDTAVRIESLIGEELGWGDAGLAVSIGAATMPLMMAQTVGNRELIEMCAGKVGCWMNTQPDRGSDAAILYRQELDARGRQPVGNVTAKVGADEIVINGQSSAWISNGSVAQVALAYMAADYGDGFYGEGERSQFTHGIAMILPLDLPGVSRGKPLDKIGQRSLPQGEIYFDNVKVPKRFAIALKDDYLGNLASTWSYAGTHMCQVFVGVARAAFELALAYCHERRQGGALLMDHQMTHLRIGEMLRRLEMARAIARRSLAFSRMSPQSHPYATAQAKVSVTEEAMKITHEAFQLFGGNGTTREFPIEKLFRDVRSALIEDGENYILASRLGVLAGQLFQNGWTRE